Below is a genomic region from Candidatus Nezhaarchaeota archaeon.
ACATAGACGTGTTGTCAAAGGCGTTGGTTCTCGCTAACATATCACAGAGAGAGGCATTCGGACTGACGATAAACGAGGCAAACGCCATAGGGGTACCAGCCGTTGCCGCTAGACCATGGGGAGAACACTTCATCAACAGAAACAGAACTCTAGTCGTGAATCCAGGCGAAAGTGATATGGCCATCGCCGCCAAAATAATGCGATTCCTTGAGGAATGCAAGAAGCAGCCGAAATCAGAGGTACCTAGCTGGGATCAGGTGGTTGACACCTACATTAAGGACCTCTACCGGGGTGCTGGGCACTAGGTTGACAGGAAAG
It encodes:
- a CDS encoding glycosyltransferase, which gives rise to IDVLSKALVLANISQREAFGLTINEANAIGVPAVAARPWGEHFINRNRTLVVNPGESDMAIAAKIMRFLEECKKQPKSEVPSWDQVVDTYIKDLYRGAGH